The sequence GGCCACGGGCCAGATCTTCACCGCCGAAGGCCCCAAGGACCTCGTCGAGCCGCACGAGCTGACCGAGGCCGAGATCCGGCAGACCGTCGCCGACTTCGTCTCCGCCTCCCGCAACGCCGTGGAGGCCGGGTTCGACGGGGTCGAGCTGCACGGCGCCAACGGCTACCTCATCCACCAGTTCCTCGCCCCCAACACCAACCGGCGCACCGACGCGTGGGGCGGCTCCGACGAGGCCCGCACCCGCTTCGCGGCCGAGGTCGTCAAGGCCGTCGCCGCCGAGATCGGCCCGGAGCGCACCGCGCTGCGCATCTCGCCCGGCAACCCGTACAACGACATCGACGAGCCCGCGCCGGAGGCCACGTACACCGCGCTGGTCCGCGCGATCGAGCCGCTCGGCCTCGCCTATCTGCACATCCTGGAGGCCACCCCGATCCGCGAGCTGACCCTCGCCCTGCGCAAGGCGTTCTCCGGGGCCCTCGTCATCAACGTGCACTCCGAGGGCCCCACCGGACCCGGCGACCACACGGTGATCGACGACGGCGTCGCCGACCTGATCTCCTACGGGGCGCTCTTCCTCGCCAACCCGGACCTGCCCGCCCGGCTGAAGGCGGGCGGCCCGTTCAACACCCCCGACCCGTCGACCTTCTTCGGCGGCGACGCCCGGGGCTACACCGACTACCCGGCGCTCGACGCCGTCTGATCCTCCAGGGGCCGCCCGTCCCACCGCCACGCGGTGCGGCGCGGGTGGCCCGGCAGCCCGGCGCGGCCGGTGGCCCACAGCAGCACGGCCCACCGGTCGCCGCCCGGGGGCGCGTCCGGGAAGAGCCGGGCCAGCGCCCGGTCGCAGAGCGCTGCGGGCGGCGCCCACGCCAGCCCCAGGCCCTGTGCCAGGTCATGGGCGTGCACCAGGGTCTCCACCACACCCATCGCGGCGAAGCCCTCCGGGTCGGAGATCCCGTATCCGTGGTACGAACGCACCTCGGGCGGTGTCGTCCGCGCCATCGAGGCCAGCAGCGCCCCGCTCGCCTCCACCGTCGCCAGCAGCCCGGCGGGCCCGGCCTCCCGGTCGGCGAAGACCGCGTTGTACGGTCCGCCCGACCGCTCCGGCGTCCACCGGTAGGGCACCTCGCGATCCAGGGGAGGGGTGCGGAGGCCCAACTGCACCGCGTACGCGAAGAGATCGTCGCCCAGATGCTCCGCCGTCTCCCAGCAGGTCCACTCCAGCGATCCCGCCCGGTCCTCCCAGCGCTCCGCCGGGGCCTTCGCCAGCACGTCCACCGCGAGCCGTACGGCGGTCGTCACGTCGTCGGCGGTCACCGGCAGCCGACTCCCGGTCAGCGCGGCCCGCTCGGCCGCGCCGCACTCCACGCAGAACTCGTTGCCCTCGGGGTCGGCGAGCGTCGCCCAGCCCCGCCCGTTCGGCCTGCGGTGGTCGCCGACGAGGGTCGCGCCGAGCGCGAGCAGCCGCTCGACCTCCGCGTCGCGGGAGCGGTCCTGCGGCTGGAGGTCGAGATGGACGCGGTTCTTGGTCTGCTTCTTCTCGGCCACCCGCACGAAGAGGACCGCCGCGCCGGGGGTCTCCAGCAGCACCTCCGGGTCGCCGGGTCGGTCCTCGCCGGAGAGCGGCGCGTCGAGCGCCCGGGCCCAGAAGCCGCCGAGCGCGTAGGGGTCGGCGCAGTCGATCGTGATGTGGCGTATGTGGGAGGTCATGCCGGACACCCTCGCCGCCGGCTCGCCTCCGGTCCAGCGGGTTTCGCGACGACCGGTCCGGCGTACCGCCCGCGCCGCGGTCCCGCGCGGCACACGCGAGGGGCCGGGACGGCACGCCGTCCCGGCCCCTTCGCCCGCGCGTCGCGCTACTTCACCGGGGTGAAGTCCCGCGCCCCGATGAACTCGGGGCGGCGGATCGGAGCCGCGAAGGGCTCCTGCGCCGCGTTCTCCACGCTGTTGAAGACGATGAAGACGTTGCTGCGCGCGTACGGCGTGATGTTGTCGCCGGAACCGTGCATGGCGTTGCAGTCGAACCAGGTCGCCGAACCGGCCTTGCCCGTGAAGAGCTTGATGCCGTGGCGGTCGGCCATCTTCGTCAGCGCCTCGTCGGACGGGGTGCCGGCGTCCTGCATCTGGAGCGACTTCTTGTAGTTGTCCTTCGGCGTCTCGCCCGCACAGCCGAGGAACGACTTGTGCGAACCGGGCATGATCATCAGCCCGCCGTTGGTGTCGAAGTTCTCCGTCAGCGCGATCGACACGGACACGGTCCGCATGTTCGGCAGACCGTCCTCCGCGTGCCAGGTCTCGAAGTCCGAGTGCCAGTAGAAGCCCGAGGCCCCGAAGCCCGGCTTCACGTTGATCCGGGACTGGTGGACGTACACGTCCGAGCCGAGGATCTGGCGGGCCCGGCCCACCACCCGCTCGTCGCGGACCAGCCCGGCGAAGACCTCACTGATCTTGTGGACCTCGAAGACGGACCGCACGCTCTGCGTCTGCTTCTCCACGATGGAGCGCTCGTCGGCACGGATCAGCGGGTCGGTGACCAGGCGATCCAGCTCCGCCCGGTAGACGGCGACCTCGTCCGGCGTGATCAGCTGCTCGATGCTGAGGAAGCCGTCGTGCTCGTAGCTCTGGAGGTCCTTGGCGGCGATCGGGCCCGGTGCGCCCGGCGCGGACCAGATGACCGGGTCCTGGCGGGGAGTGGTCATCTCGGCGGCGCCGCGCGAGGGGTACAGATCGGCGCGTACTTCGGTGGTCATGGTTCAGCCCTCCTCGGTCAGCAGTGGGTAGACACCGTTCTCGTCATGGTCCTCCCGCCCGGTGACGGGGGGATTGAAGACGCACACGCAGCGGAAGTCGGTCTTGGGCCGCATGGTGTGCCGCTCGTGCCCGTCCAGCAGATACATCGTGCCGGGCGTGATCCAGTGCTTCTCGCCGGTCTCGTCGTTGGTGAGTTCGGCTTCGCCCTCGGTGCACAGGACCGCCTCGATGTGGTTCGCGTACCACATCGAGGTCTCCGTGCCCGCGTACAGCACGGTCTCGTGGAGCGAGAAGCCCACCTTCTCCTTGGCGAGCACGATGCGCTTGCTCTCCCAGGTGCCGGACGCGGCCTTCACATGCCGGTCGGTGTTCTCGATGTCACTGAACGATCGGACGATCACGGTGAGCGGTTGCCTTTCTCTTCTCTGCACGGGCCCCGGGCCTCACGGCCCGGGGCCTCTCTTCTTCCACCTGCCCCGGCAGTACCGGGTCAGGCCGTCTCACGGACGGAGCGGGCCAGCGTGCGCAGCCCCTCGTCCAGCTCTTCGGGGGTGATGGTCAGCGGCGGCAGCAGCTTGACGACCTCGCTCTGCGGGCCGGAGGTCTCCAGCAGGAGCCCCAGCTCGAAGGCGCGGGCGCAGACCGCCGAGGCCCGTGCCGGGTCCTCGAACTCCATGCCCCACACCAGGCCCCGGCCGCGGAACTGCGCGCTCGGCTCCTCGGCGCAGATGGCCAGCAGCGTCTGCTCGACCTGCTCGCCGCGGGCCAGGGTCTGCTTCTCCATCTGGCCGTCCGCCCAGTACGCCTGGAGCGCGGCGGCGGCCGTGACGAAGGCCGGGTTGTTGCCGCGGAAGGTGCCGTTGTGCTCGCCCGGCTCCCAGATGTCCAGCTCCGGCTTGAACAGGCAGAGCGACATCGGCAGCCCGTAGCCGCTGATGGACTTCGACAGCGTGACGATGTCCGGGGTGATCCCGGCGTCCTCGAAGGAGAAGAAGCCGCCGGTA is a genomic window of Streptomyces sp. YPW6 containing:
- a CDS encoding alkene reductase; protein product: MTTAFDPVDLSGTRLANRIALAPMTRSRAGEGGTATELTATYYAQRASAGLVITEGIQPSVVGQGYPSTPGLHSAEQVASWRTVTDAVHARGGRIFAQIMHAGRIGHPVLLPDGLVPVAPSPVRATGQIFTAEGPKDLVEPHELTEAEIRQTVADFVSASRNAVEAGFDGVELHGANGYLIHQFLAPNTNRRTDAWGGSDEARTRFAAEVVKAVAAEIGPERTALRISPGNPYNDIDEPAPEATYTALVRAIEPLGLAYLHILEATPIRELTLALRKAFSGALVINVHSEGPTGPGDHTVIDDGVADLISYGALFLANPDLPARLKAGGPFNTPDPSTFFGGDARGYTDYPALDAV
- a CDS encoding VOC family protein gives rise to the protein MTSHIRHITIDCADPYALGGFWARALDAPLSGEDRPGDPEVLLETPGAAVLFVRVAEKKQTKNRVHLDLQPQDRSRDAEVERLLALGATLVGDHRRPNGRGWATLADPEGNEFCVECGAAERAALTGSRLPVTADDVTTAVRLAVDVLAKAPAERWEDRAGSLEWTCWETAEHLGDDLFAYAVQLGLRTPPLDREVPYRWTPERSGGPYNAVFADREAGPAGLLATVEASGALLASMARTTPPEVRSYHGYGISDPEGFAAMGVVETLVHAHDLAQGLGLAWAPPAALCDRALARLFPDAPPGGDRWAVLLWATGRAGLPGHPRRTAWRWDGRPLEDQTASSAG
- the thpD gene encoding ectoine hydroxylase, which produces MTTEVRADLYPSRGAAEMTTPRQDPVIWSAPGAPGPIAAKDLQSYEHDGFLSIEQLITPDEVAVYRAELDRLVTDPLIRADERSIVEKQTQSVRSVFEVHKISEVFAGLVRDERVVGRARQILGSDVYVHQSRINVKPGFGASGFYWHSDFETWHAEDGLPNMRTVSVSIALTENFDTNGGLMIMPGSHKSFLGCAGETPKDNYKKSLQMQDAGTPSDEALTKMADRHGIKLFTGKAGSATWFDCNAMHGSGDNITPYARSNVFIVFNSVENAAQEPFAAPIRRPEFIGARDFTPVK
- a CDS encoding ectoine synthase; translated protein: MIVRSFSDIENTDRHVKAASGTWESKRIVLAKEKVGFSLHETVLYAGTETSMWYANHIEAVLCTEGEAELTNDETGEKHWITPGTMYLLDGHERHTMRPKTDFRCVCVFNPPVTGREDHDENGVYPLLTEEG